One window from the genome of Malus domestica chromosome 01, GDT2T_hap1 encodes:
- the LOC139198062 gene encoding BAG family molecular chaperone regulator 7-like, with the protein MSWLRRIELIEPYYPPPSPSAVILRETSIFAAPKALRFPFPSFFEDVEEDYELGYALELLSPTPIKTPSLLSYGMIRRVERLGGELFLQSLSDRVSELESRFDRLAKVKSGGDRKYTWTAEIKGPEKHGLERKYKWTTEIKEGKHKKKAAEEPTEKKYKWTAEIEGKGEISRKYSFTASNGGDSDSSDTKEKKEKKKTKGKNGSKKEKKEESDTRLVEIEELVDHGAVVLRQAFAKRAGGSRNAKGKRKELSPQDAAMMIQMTFRAYLIRRSQALRALRDLAIAKSKLKELRALFNNFSYRRRVAHDAAERQRFTERIIVLLLTVDAIEGADVMVRSAKRSMVDELEAMLDVVDPQPAGAGKSLSMRRRTFDMPDGVIQREIAEGVAQVVQMLDREGNSSNTFEACL; encoded by the exons ATGAGCTGGCTCAGGAGGATCGAGCTCATCGAGCCCTACTACCCCCCGCCGTCGCCGTCTGCGGTTATTCTCCGGGAGACCTCCATTTTCGCCGCTCCCAAAGCCCTGCGTTTCCCTTTCCCTTCGTTTTTCGAAGACGTTGAGGAGGATTACGAGCTCGGATACGCGCTGGAGCTGTTGAGTCCGACCCCGATCAAAACGCCGTCGCTTCTTTCCTACGGGATGATTCGGCGAGTCGAGAGGCTCGGGGGTGAGCTGTTCCTACAAAGCCTGAGCGACCGAGTCAGTGAGCTCGAGTCGCGGTTCGATCGGCTGGCGAAGGTGAAATCGGGCGGGGATCGAAAGTACACTTGGACGGCGGAGATCAAGGGCCCGGAGAAGCACGGGCTCGAGCGGAAGTACAAGTGGACGACGGAGATTAAGGAGGGGAAGCATAAGAAGAAGGCGGCAGAGGAGCCGACTGAGAAGAAGTACAAATGGACGGCTGAGATTGAAGGGAAGGGAGAGATCTCGCGGAAGTACTCGTTCACGGCGTCGAATGGTGGTGATAGTGACAGTAGCGACaccaaggagaagaaggagaagaagaagacgaagggCAAGAATGGAAGcaagaaggaaaagaaggaagagagcGACACGCGTCTGGTGGAGATTGAAGAGCTTGTTGATCATGGGGCTGTCGTTCTTCGACAG GCTTTTGCAAAGAGAGCTGGAGGCAGCAGAAATGCGAAGGGCAAGAGGAAGGAGTTGTCTCCTCAAGATGCAGCAATGATGATACAGATGACTTTCAGAGCTTATCTGATCCGCAGATCACAGGCTCTTAGGGCCCTTCGGGATCTTGCAATTGCCAAGTCCAAGTTGAAGGAGCTCAGGGCACTGTTTAATAACTTCTCTTACCGCCGCCGTGTTGCCCATGATGCAGCAGAGCGTCAGAGGTTCACTGAAAGAATCATCGTCCTGCTCCTTACTGTTGATGCTATTGAG GGTGCTGATGTGATGGTGCGTTCAGCAAAGAGGTCAATGGTGGATGAACTTGAAGCGATGCTTGATGTGGTTGACCCTCAGCCTGCTGGTGCTGGAAAATCACTTTCCATGAGGAGGAGGACCTTCGATATGCCAGATGGTGTCATTCAGAGGGAAATCGCTGAAGGTGTGGCACAGGTTGTCCAAATGCTTGACCGCGAAGGGAACAGTTCTAATACCTTTGAGGCATGCTTGTGA